A genomic window from Streptomyces brevispora includes:
- a CDS encoding carbohydrate ABC transporter permease: MQHGKYRFIVGFLVVPLVLYAVFVIWPFIQAIYYSFTDWTGLSPDFKMVGFDNYTRMLKDDIFWKSLQHSVLLVLLLPLVTLGLALFFAFMLNVGGRRRKNAAVSGVRGSSFYKIAYFFPQVLSIVIVALLFQFAFNPRSGMLNSALEGIGLGSIQPDWLGDPSLALVCVMSVLIWSTVGFFVVLFSAGMASIPKDFYEAALLDGASRVTTFFKITLPLLWDTVQSGWVYMGILALGVEAFTAVQVMTVGPGGPDYATTVLPLYVYQTAFRDGQAGYATTIGVGLLIITMAFAAIVMRLGRRERLEF; the protein is encoded by the coding sequence ATGCAGCACGGCAAGTACCGCTTCATTGTGGGATTCTTGGTAGTCCCGCTGGTGTTGTACGCGGTCTTCGTCATCTGGCCGTTCATCCAGGCCATCTACTATTCGTTCACGGACTGGACCGGTCTGAGCCCCGACTTCAAGATGGTCGGCTTCGACAACTACACCAGGATGCTGAAGGACGACATCTTCTGGAAGTCGTTGCAGCACAGCGTGCTGCTCGTGCTGCTGCTGCCGCTGGTGACGTTGGGCCTCGCGCTCTTCTTCGCCTTCATGCTCAATGTCGGAGGCCGGCGGCGCAAGAACGCCGCGGTCTCCGGCGTGCGGGGCTCGTCTTTCTACAAGATCGCCTACTTCTTCCCGCAGGTTCTCTCGATCGTCATCGTCGCCCTGCTGTTCCAGTTCGCTTTCAACCCGCGAAGTGGAATGCTGAATTCGGCGCTGGAGGGAATCGGACTCGGTTCCATCCAGCCGGACTGGCTGGGCGATCCCAGCCTGGCGCTCGTCTGTGTGATGTCGGTGCTGATCTGGTCGACGGTCGGGTTCTTCGTCGTCCTCTTCTCCGCCGGAATGGCGTCCATTCCGAAGGACTTCTACGAGGCAGCGCTCCTGGACGGGGCCAGCCGCGTCACGACGTTCTTCAAGATCACCCTGCCGTTGCTCTGGGACACCGTGCAGTCGGGCTGGGTCTACATGGGCATCCTGGCGCTCGGGGTCGAGGCGTTCACGGCCGTACAGGTCATGACCGTGGGCCCCGGTGGCCCCGACTACGCGACCACCGTCCTGCCGCTTTACGTCTACCAGACGGCCTTCCGTGACGGTCAGGCCGGGTACGCGACGACGATCGGTGTCGGACTGCTCATCATCACCATGGCGTTCGCCGCCATCGTGATGCGACTGGGCCGGCGCGAGCGGCTGGAATTCTGA
- a CDS encoding carbohydrate ABC transporter permease — MKATDTPPVVTVKEPAPVSKAPAPGDKEKSSEGKVLNVFSHGVLIIWAILVVMPLLWAIMASFKTDDSILSTPWALPDKLHFENWSRAWSQAHMSDYFLNTILVVGGSLIGTLLLGSMAAYVLARFDFPGNRFVYYMFIGGMSFPIILALVPLFFVMNNMGLLNTRHGLILVYIAYSLPFTVFFLTSFFRTLPSSVAEAAMLDGASHTRTFFQVMLPMAKPGLISVGIFNFLGQWNQYLLPTVLNTDPKYRVLSQGLVELANGQGYKGDWSGLFAGLVMAMLPVLAAYIIFQRQVVAGLTAGAVK, encoded by the coding sequence GTGAAGGCCACTGATACCCCTCCCGTGGTCACGGTGAAGGAACCGGCCCCCGTGTCCAAGGCGCCCGCACCGGGCGACAAGGAGAAGAGCAGCGAGGGCAAGGTCCTCAACGTCTTCTCGCACGGTGTGCTGATCATCTGGGCGATCCTGGTGGTCATGCCGCTGCTCTGGGCGATCATGGCCTCGTTCAAGACCGATGACTCGATCCTGTCGACGCCGTGGGCGCTGCCGGACAAGCTCCACTTCGAGAACTGGTCGCGTGCCTGGAGCCAGGCGCACATGAGCGACTACTTCTTGAACACCATCCTGGTGGTGGGCGGTTCGCTCATCGGCACGCTGCTGCTCGGCTCGATGGCGGCGTACGTGCTGGCCCGGTTCGACTTCCCGGGCAACCGCTTCGTGTACTACATGTTCATCGGCGGGATGAGCTTCCCGATCATCCTGGCGCTGGTCCCGCTGTTCTTCGTCATGAACAACATGGGCCTGCTGAACACGCGGCACGGACTGATCCTGGTCTACATCGCGTACTCACTGCCGTTCACCGTCTTCTTCCTCACCTCGTTCTTCCGGACGTTGCCGAGTTCGGTGGCGGAGGCGGCGATGCTCGACGGGGCCTCGCACACCCGGACGTTCTTCCAGGTGATGCTGCCGATGGCGAAGCCCGGCCTGATCAGTGTCGGTATCTTCAACTTCCTCGGGCAGTGGAACCAGTACCTGCTGCCCACGGTGCTGAACACCGATCCGAAGTACCGGGTGCTCTCCCAGGGCCTGGTCGAACTGGCCAACGGCCAGGGCTACAAGGGCGACTGGTCCGGTCTCTTCGCCGGTCTGGTGATGGCGATGCTGCCGGTCCTCGCGGCCTACATCATCTTCCAGCGTCAGGTGGTGGCAGGCCTGACGGCGGGAGCGGTGAAGTAA
- a CDS encoding ROK family transcriptional regulator, which yields METPGSQTSLHRANLERVVRAVRMAGSLTQAEIARSTGLSAATVSNIVRELKEGGTVEVTPTSAGGRRARSVSLSGDAGIVIGVDFGHTHLRVAVGNLAHQVLAEESEPLDVDASSAEGFGRAEQLVNRLIETTGISPGKVIGVGLGVPGPIDVESGTLGSTSILPGWTGINPREELAGRLGVPVYVDNDANLGALGELVWGSGRGVRDLAYIKVASGVGAGLVIDGHIYRGPGGTAGEIGHITLDESGPVCRCGNRGCMETFTAARYVLPLLQPSHGPDLTMERVVQLAREGDPGCRRVIGDVGRHIGSGVANLCNLLNPSRVVLGGSLAEAGELVLGPIRDSVSRYSIPSAARQLSVLPGALGGRAEVLGALALVLSEMGDSTLLESTLPAATHAFT from the coding sequence ATGGAGACTCCGGGGTCGCAGACATCTCTGCATCGCGCCAACCTTGAGCGGGTAGTGCGCGCCGTACGTATGGCGGGTTCGCTCACCCAGGCGGAGATCGCCAGGAGCACGGGCCTGTCCGCGGCGACCGTCTCCAATATCGTTCGTGAACTGAAAGAGGGCGGCACGGTCGAGGTGACCCCCACCTCGGCGGGCGGCCGCCGGGCCCGCAGTGTCTCGCTCAGTGGTGACGCCGGCATCGTCATCGGCGTCGATTTCGGGCATACGCACCTGCGCGTGGCGGTCGGCAACCTGGCCCACCAGGTGCTCGCCGAGGAGTCCGAGCCGCTGGACGTGGACGCCTCGTCGGCCGAGGGCTTCGGACGGGCGGAACAGCTGGTCAACCGGCTGATCGAGACGACCGGGATCAGTCCCGGCAAGGTGATCGGGGTGGGCCTCGGCGTTCCCGGTCCGATCGACGTCGAGTCCGGCACACTGGGTTCCACGTCGATCCTTCCGGGCTGGACGGGCATCAACCCCCGGGAGGAGCTGGCCGGACGCCTCGGGGTGCCGGTCTACGTCGACAACGACGCCAACCTCGGGGCGCTGGGCGAGCTGGTCTGGGGGAGCGGCCGCGGAGTCAGGGACCTCGCCTACATCAAGGTCGCGAGCGGTGTCGGCGCCGGTCTGGTGATCGACGGGCACATCTACCGGGGCCCCGGCGGCACGGCCGGCGAGATCGGCCACATCACCCTCGACGAATCGGGCCCGGTCTGCCGTTGTGGCAACCGGGGTTGCATGGAGACGTTCACCGCCGCGCGGTACGTGCTGCCCCTGCTCCAGCCCAGCCACGGGCCCGATCTGACCATGGAGCGGGTGGTCCAACTGGCCCGTGAGGGCGATCCGGGGTGCCGTCGGGTGATCGGCGACGTCGGGCGGCACATCGGCAGCGGAGTGGCCAACCTCTGCAATCTGCTCAACCCCAGCCGGGTGGTCCTCGGCGGTTCGCTCGCGGAGGCGGGCGAACTGGTCCTCGGGCCGATCCGCGACTCGGTCTCGCGCTACTCCATCCCCAGCGCCGCAAGGCAGTTGTCGGTGCTCCCCGGGGCTCTCGGCGGCCGGGCGGAGGTGCTGGGCGCGCTCGCCCTCGTCCTGAGTGAGATGGGGGATTCAACCCTTTTGGAGAGCACGCTCCCCGCAGCCACTCATGCCTTCACTTAG
- a CDS encoding sugar ABC transporter substrate-binding protein yields MNTRMRRAAVAVVATTMAVSLAACGSAKESGDKAKDSGKKGDALKIGLLLPENQTARYEKFDKPIIDKRVSDLTGGKGKVVYANAKQDATLQSQQIDTMITNKVDALIIDAVDAKAIENGVKKAKEAGIPVVAFDRLAEGPIDAYTSFDNEEVGRVQGKALLEALGSASKPTIVMMNGSITDPNAALFKKGAKSVLDGKVTYGKSYDTKEWKAENANSNMEAAITALGKDKIAGVYSANDGMAGGIIQALKSAGLSKLPPVTGQDAELAGVQRIVTGEQFMSVYKSYPQEGRIAAEMAVALAKGDKLDSIATSKIDNASAKGVPTVLVPVVSLTKDNIKDTILKDGIWKLEEICTAKYKTACDAAGLK; encoded by the coding sequence ATGAACACGCGTATGCGTCGTGCCGCCGTTGCCGTCGTCGCCACCACGATGGCCGTCTCGCTCGCGGCTTGCGGCAGTGCCAAGGAGTCGGGCGACAAGGCCAAGGACTCGGGCAAGAAGGGCGACGCACTCAAGATCGGTCTGCTCCTTCCCGAGAACCAGACGGCCCGCTACGAGAAGTTCGACAAGCCGATCATCGACAAGAGGGTCAGCGACCTCACCGGCGGCAAGGGCAAGGTGGTCTACGCCAATGCCAAGCAGGACGCCACGCTCCAGTCGCAGCAGATCGACACGATGATCACGAACAAGGTCGACGCGCTGATCATCGACGCCGTCGACGCCAAGGCCATCGAGAACGGTGTCAAGAAGGCAAAGGAAGCGGGCATACCCGTCGTCGCCTTCGACCGCCTCGCCGAGGGCCCGATCGACGCCTACACCTCCTTCGACAACGAAGAGGTCGGCCGCGTGCAGGGCAAGGCCCTGCTGGAGGCCCTGGGCAGTGCGTCCAAGCCCACCATCGTGATGATGAACGGCTCCATCACCGACCCGAACGCCGCGCTCTTCAAGAAGGGCGCCAAGTCGGTGCTCGACGGCAAGGTGACGTACGGCAAGAGCTACGACACCAAGGAGTGGAAGGCCGAGAACGCCAACTCCAACATGGAAGCGGCGATCACGGCTCTCGGCAAGGACAAGATCGCCGGCGTCTACTCGGCCAACGACGGCATGGCGGGCGGCATCATCCAGGCCCTCAAGTCCGCCGGTCTCTCCAAGCTCCCGCCGGTCACCGGTCAGGACGCCGAACTGGCCGGTGTGCAGCGCATCGTCACCGGTGAGCAGTTCATGAGCGTCTACAAGAGCTACCCGCAGGAGGGCCGGATCGCCGCGGAGATGGCGGTGGCCCTGGCCAAGGGGGACAAGCTCGACTCGATCGCCACGTCGAAGATCGACAACGCGAGCGCGAAGGGCGTTCCCACCGTGCTGGTCCCGGTCGTCTCGCTGACGAAGGACAACATCAAGGACACCATCCTCAAGGACGGTATCTGGAAGCTCGAAGAGATCTGCACGGCCAAGTACAAGACTGCCTGCGACGCGGCCGGTCTGAAGTAG
- a CDS encoding ATP-binding cassette domain-containing protein, with product MVHVSATPVLALRGVSKRFGAVQALTDVELEVHSGEVVALVGDNGAGKSTLVKTIAGVHPIDDGVIEWEGRPVAINKPNDAQSLGIATVYQDLALCDNIDVVGNLYLGREIRKFGILDEVEMERRSLELLSTLSIRIPSVRIPIASLSGGQRQTVAIARSMLGEPKLVILDEPTAALGVEQTAQVLDLVERLRERGHAVVLISHNMADVKAVADKVAVLRLGRNNGVFDVKTTSQEEIISAITGATENAVTRRAARNAEVQK from the coding sequence ATGGTTCACGTGTCCGCTACGCCCGTGTTGGCGTTGCGAGGGGTCTCCAAGCGGTTCGGTGCCGTCCAGGCGCTCACCGACGTAGAGCTTGAGGTCCACTCCGGCGAGGTGGTCGCCCTGGTGGGTGACAACGGCGCCGGTAAATCAACGCTGGTCAAGACGATCGCCGGAGTGCACCCCATCGATGACGGAGTCATCGAGTGGGAAGGCCGGCCGGTCGCGATCAACAAGCCGAACGACGCCCAGAGTCTGGGCATCGCAACCGTTTACCAGGACCTCGCGCTCTGCGACAACATCGATGTCGTCGGCAACCTCTACCTCGGCCGGGAGATCCGCAAGTTCGGCATCCTCGACGAGGTCGAGATGGAGCGCCGCTCCCTCGAACTGCTCAGCACGCTGTCGATCCGCATACCCAGCGTGCGCATCCCGATCGCCTCGCTCTCCGGCGGGCAGCGCCAGACCGTGGCCATCGCCCGTTCCATGCTGGGCGAGCCCAAGCTCGTCATCCTCGACGAGCCCACCGCCGCACTTGGCGTCGAGCAGACCGCACAGGTCCTCGACCTCGTCGAGCGGCTGCGCGAGCGGGGTCACGCGGTCGTCCTCATCAGCCACAACATGGCCGATGTGAAGGCCGTCGCCGACAAGGTCGCCGTGCTCCGGCTGGGCCGGAACAACGGGGTCTTCGATGTGAAGACCACCTCGCAGGAAGAGATCATCTCCGCCATCACCGGCGCCACGGAAAACGCCGTGACCCGTCGTGCGGCGCGCAACGCGGAGGTCCAGAAGTGA
- a CDS encoding sugar ABC transporter permease → MKTDKTPVADGAPVVNPEAAKGAETAIDPRLLVREQGFGGYLTEFKRKMRGGDLGSIPVIIGLIVICVVFQSLNSEFLSAKNISDIAVAMVATGMMAIGIIFVLLLGEIDLSVGSVSGVSGAVVAVLSVTHGMNEWLAVLIAIASGAAMGTLHGFFFARIGAPAFAVTLAGLLFWLGLMLQLLGDTGTINLDSDGVVGKLTTYYFTDVIAAYGLAVVAVVGFFLSAFLDARRREAAGIPARPLVDIVVRTVVLAVFAFAAAFMFNQYRGLPLALVLFLVVLVATDFILRRTSYGRKIFALGGSVEASRRAGINVTAIRVSVFAIAGTFAAVGGLFWASKIAAANQGSGTGDLLMNVIAAAVIGGTSLFGGRGRTWNALLGVMVIVSIQYGLSLEGIATPVQYMITGSVLLATVVIDSVTRKTQKTAGRA, encoded by the coding sequence GTGAAGACCGACAAGACGCCCGTCGCGGACGGCGCCCCGGTGGTCAACCCCGAGGCGGCCAAGGGCGCGGAGACCGCGATCGACCCCAGGCTCCTCGTGCGCGAGCAGGGTTTCGGCGGCTACCTCACCGAGTTCAAGCGGAAGATGCGCGGGGGTGACCTCGGCTCGATCCCCGTGATCATCGGCCTGATCGTCATCTGTGTGGTCTTCCAGAGCCTGAACTCCGAATTCCTCTCGGCGAAGAACATCAGCGACATCGCCGTCGCGATGGTGGCCACCGGCATGATGGCCATCGGCATCATCTTCGTGCTGCTGCTGGGCGAGATCGATCTCTCGGTCGGCTCGGTCAGCGGTGTCTCGGGCGCCGTCGTCGCGGTGCTCAGCGTCACCCACGGCATGAACGAGTGGCTGGCCGTCCTCATCGCGATCGCCAGCGGCGCGGCCATGGGCACCCTGCACGGCTTCTTCTTCGCGAGGATCGGCGCACCCGCGTTCGCCGTCACCCTGGCGGGCCTGCTGTTCTGGCTCGGCCTCATGCTCCAGCTGCTCGGCGACACGGGCACGATCAACCTGGACAGCGACGGCGTGGTCGGCAAGCTGACCACGTACTACTTCACCGACGTCATCGCGGCCTACGGCCTCGCCGTCGTCGCGGTGGTCGGATTCTTCCTCTCCGCGTTCCTGGACGCCCGCCGCCGGGAGGCCGCGGGCATACCGGCGCGGCCGCTGGTCGACATCGTGGTGCGCACCGTCGTGCTCGCGGTGTTCGCCTTCGCCGCCGCGTTCATGTTCAACCAGTACCGCGGCCTGCCGCTCGCACTGGTGCTCTTCCTCGTCGTCCTGGTGGCCACGGACTTCATCCTGCGCCGCACCTCCTACGGCCGGAAGATCTTCGCGCTCGGCGGCAGCGTCGAGGCGTCACGCCGGGCCGGCATCAACGTCACCGCGATCCGGGTCTCGGTCTTCGCGATCGCCGGTACGTTCGCGGCGGTCGGCGGCCTGTTCTGGGCCTCCAAGATCGCTGCCGCCAACCAGGGCTCCGGCACCGGAGACCTGCTGATGAACGTCATCGCCGCGGCCGTCATCGGCGGCACCAGCCTCTTCGGCGGCCGGGGTCGCACGTGGAACGCGCTGCTCGGCGTCATGGTGATCGTGTCGATCCAGTACGGCCTGTCGCTGGAGGGCATCGCCACGCCGGTCCAGTACATGATCACCGGCAGTGTGCTCCTCGCCACGGTGGTCATCGACTCCGTCACCCGCAAGACCCAGAAGACCGCCGGTCGCGCCTGA
- the dxs gene encoding 1-deoxy-D-xylulose-5-phosphate synthase yields the protein MPLLTHIRGPRDLDRLGPEQLDQLADEIRTFLVDAVSKTGGHLGPNLGVVELTIALHRVFDSPKDKVLFDTGHQSYVHKLLTGRQDFSKLKSKGGLSGYPSRAESEHDIIENSHASTVLGWADGLAKANEVLGRPDHVVAVIGDGALTGGMAWEALNNIAAAKDRPLVIVVNDNERSYAPTIGGLANHLATLRTTDGYERFLARGKDLLERTPVVGRPLYETLHGAKKGLKDFIAPQGMFEDLGLKYVGPIDGHDLEALESALQRAKRFGGPVIVHCLTEKGRGYTPALLDEADRFHAVGKIHPDTGLPVATAGLDWTSVFGEEMVKLGKEREDIVAITAAMLQPVGLTKFEKAFPDRIYDVGIAEQHGAVSAAGLATGGLHPVFAVYATFLNRAFDQVLMDVALHKCGVTFVLDRAGVTGTDGASHNGMWDMSILQCVPGLRIAAPRDADQVRAQLREAVTVDDAPTVVRFSKGAVGPSVKAVGTVGGMDVLREPGTSRPDVLLVSIGALAPMCLEIADLLNAQGISTTVVDPRWVKPVDEAMAPLAAQHRVVVTVEDNSRAGGVGSAVAQALRDADVDVPLRDFGIPPVFLDHASRKEVMAEIGLTAPDIARQVTGLVAKLDGRYGTDAESPSVVAPVRD from the coding sequence GTGCCGTTGCTGACCCACATCAGGGGACCGCGCGACCTGGACCGGCTCGGCCCGGAGCAACTTGACCAGCTGGCGGACGAGATCCGGACCTTCCTCGTCGACGCCGTCTCCAAGACCGGCGGACACCTCGGACCCAACCTGGGCGTGGTCGAGCTGACCATCGCCCTGCACCGGGTCTTCGACTCACCGAAGGACAAGGTCCTCTTCGACACCGGCCATCAGAGCTATGTGCACAAGCTCCTCACCGGCCGCCAGGACTTCTCGAAGCTCAAGAGCAAGGGCGGCCTCTCCGGCTACCCCTCACGTGCCGAGTCCGAGCACGACATCATCGAGAACTCGCACGCCTCCACGGTGCTCGGCTGGGCCGACGGCCTCGCCAAGGCCAACGAGGTGCTGGGACGACCCGACCACGTCGTCGCGGTCATCGGTGACGGGGCGCTCACCGGCGGCATGGCCTGGGAGGCGCTGAACAACATCGCCGCCGCCAAGGACCGCCCCCTCGTCATCGTCGTCAACGACAACGAGCGCTCCTACGCGCCGACGATCGGCGGTCTCGCCAACCACCTCGCCACGCTGCGCACCACCGACGGCTACGAACGCTTCCTGGCCCGCGGCAAGGACCTCCTGGAGCGCACCCCCGTCGTCGGGAGGCCGCTGTACGAGACGCTGCACGGCGCCAAGAAGGGCCTGAAGGACTTCATCGCCCCGCAGGGCATGTTCGAGGACCTCGGCCTGAAGTACGTCGGACCGATCGACGGACACGACCTGGAGGCACTGGAGTCCGCACTCCAGCGCGCCAAGCGCTTCGGCGGTCCGGTCATCGTCCACTGCCTCACGGAGAAGGGCCGCGGCTACACCCCGGCGCTGCTCGACGAGGCCGACCGCTTCCACGCCGTCGGCAAGATCCACCCCGACACCGGCCTGCCCGTCGCCACCGCCGGCCTCGACTGGACCTCCGTCTTCGGCGAGGAGATGGTCAAGCTCGGCAAGGAGCGCGAGGACATCGTCGCGATCACCGCGGCCATGCTCCAGCCGGTCGGCCTGACCAAGTTCGAGAAGGCCTTCCCGGACCGGATCTACGACGTCGGCATCGCCGAGCAGCACGGCGCGGTCTCCGCGGCGGGCCTCGCCACCGGCGGGCTGCACCCCGTCTTCGCGGTGTACGCCACCTTCCTCAACCGCGCCTTCGACCAGGTCCTGATGGACGTCGCCCTGCACAAGTGCGGCGTGACCTTCGTACTGGACCGGGCCGGGGTCACCGGTACGGACGGCGCCTCGCACAACGGCATGTGGGACATGTCGATCCTGCAGTGCGTGCCGGGGCTCCGGATCGCCGCCCCGCGCGACGCCGACCAGGTCCGCGCCCAGCTGCGCGAGGCCGTCACGGTCGACGACGCCCCGACGGTCGTCCGCTTCTCCAAGGGCGCGGTCGGCCCGTCGGTCAAGGCCGTCGGCACGGTCGGCGGCATGGACGTGCTGCGCGAGCCCGGCACCTCCCGGCCCGACGTGCTGCTCGTCTCCATCGGCGCGCTCGCCCCGATGTGCCTGGAGATCGCGGATCTGCTCAACGCCCAGGGCATCTCGACCACGGTCGTCGACCCGCGCTGGGTCAAGCCCGTCGACGAGGCCATGGCCCCGCTCGCCGCGCAGCACCGCGTCGTCGTCACCGTCGAGGACAACAGCCGGGCCGGCGGCGTCGGCTCCGCCGTCGCCCAGGCACTGCGCGACGCCGACGTCGACGTACCGCTGCGCGACTTCGGCATCCCGCCGGTCTTCCTCGACCACGCCTCCCGCAAGGAGGTCATGGCCGAGATCGGGCTGACCGCACCGGACATCGCCCGGCAGGTCACCGGCTTGGTCGCCAAGCTCGACGGCCGCTACGGGACGGACGCGGAGAGCCCCTCCGTGGTGGCACCCGTCCGGGACTGA
- a CDS encoding amino acid permease, with translation MSTQQDPPPSRDGLFRTKTVEQSIRDTEEPEHALKKSLSALDLTVFGVGVIIGTGIFVLTGKVAKETAGPATAIAFVVAGVVCALAALCYAEFASTVPVAGSAYTFSYASLGELVAWIIGWDLVLEFALGTAVVAVGWSGYVRSLLDNIGWSLPDGLSGTDATAGFGFDVLAFALVLVLTVILVLGMKLSARVTTVVVAIKVAVVLVVIIAGLFFIDTANYSPFIPEAQPQSSGAGLQAPLVQLIFGYAPTNFGVMGIFTAASIVFFAFIGFDVVATAAEETKLPQRDMPRGIMASLLICTTLYVAVSIVVTGMEHYSDLSVDAPLADAFKAVGHPVYAGIISFGAAIGLTVVCMILLLGQTRVFFAMSRDGLLPRFFSKTHPRFHTPYRPTILLGVIIAIVAGFTSIDELATLVNIGTLFAFVVVALGVIVLRRTRPELHRAFRTPWVPLLPIASVAASAWLMLNLPAETWLRFGIWMVIGVVIYFTYGRKHSRVSQTIG, from the coding sequence GTGAGCACGCAGCAGGACCCGCCCCCCAGCCGGGACGGGCTGTTCCGGACCAAGACGGTCGAACAGTCCATCCGGGACACGGAGGAGCCGGAGCACGCCCTCAAGAAGTCCCTCTCCGCCCTGGACCTCACGGTCTTCGGGGTGGGCGTCATCATCGGGACCGGGATCTTCGTACTCACCGGCAAGGTGGCCAAGGAGACCGCGGGACCCGCCACCGCCATCGCCTTCGTGGTCGCGGGCGTCGTCTGCGCCCTGGCCGCGCTCTGCTACGCGGAGTTCGCCTCCACCGTCCCGGTGGCCGGCTCCGCGTACACCTTCTCGTACGCCTCGCTCGGTGAACTCGTCGCCTGGATCATCGGCTGGGACCTGGTGCTGGAGTTCGCGCTGGGCACGGCGGTGGTGGCGGTCGGCTGGTCCGGCTACGTCCGCTCACTGCTGGACAACATCGGCTGGTCCCTGCCGGACGGGCTCTCCGGCACCGACGCGACCGCCGGATTCGGCTTCGACGTCCTCGCCTTCGCCCTGGTCCTGGTGCTGACCGTCATCCTGGTGCTCGGCATGAAGCTCTCCGCCCGGGTCACGACGGTGGTGGTGGCCATCAAGGTGGCCGTGGTGCTGGTCGTGATCATCGCCGGCCTCTTCTTCATCGACACCGCGAACTACTCGCCCTTCATCCCCGAGGCCCAGCCGCAGTCCTCCGGAGCGGGCCTGCAGGCCCCGCTCGTCCAGCTGATCTTCGGGTACGCCCCCACCAACTTCGGCGTGATGGGCATCTTCACCGCCGCCTCCATCGTCTTCTTCGCCTTCATCGGCTTCGACGTGGTGGCCACGGCGGCCGAGGAGACCAAGCTCCCGCAGCGCGACATGCCGCGCGGCATCATGGCCTCGCTCCTCATCTGCACGACCCTCTACGTCGCCGTATCGATCGTGGTCACCGGAATGGAGCACTACAGCGATCTCTCGGTGGACGCCCCGCTCGCCGACGCCTTCAAGGCCGTCGGGCACCCCGTGTACGCCGGGATCATCAGCTTCGGCGCCGCCATCGGCCTCACCGTGGTCTGCATGATCCTGCTCCTCGGCCAGACCCGGGTGTTCTTCGCGATGAGCCGTGACGGCCTGCTCCCACGGTTCTTCTCGAAGACGCACCCGCGGTTCCACACCCCGTACCGCCCGACCATCCTGCTCGGCGTGATCATCGCGATCGTCGCCGGATTCACCAGCATCGACGAGCTCGCGACGCTGGTGAACATCGGCACGCTCTTCGCCTTCGTGGTCGTCGCGCTGGGCGTCATCGTCCTGCGCCGCACCCGCCCCGAGCTGCACCGCGCCTTCCGCACCCCGTGGGTCCCGCTGCTCCCGATCGCCTCGGTGGCCGCGTCGGCCTGGCTGATGCTCAACCTGCCGGCGGAGACATGGCTGCGGTTCGGCATCTGGATGGTCATCGGAGTGGTCATCTACTTCACCTACGGCCGCAAGCACAGCAGGGTGAGCCAGACCATCGGGTGA
- a CDS encoding LCP family protein codes for MSQDAIPTGHPSSDETPRRGRKRVRTRGRRILWAVLLSVLVLVIAAGGTAYWLYSRIDGNITGVDINKALGDDRPEKLPTSGQNLLVLGSDSRAGAENKALGGGGSVSGARSDTAMVVHIPEGRSRAVAVSIPRDTLVTRPECTKADGSTMDSANRVMFNSVYSQVGPACVVKTVEKMSGVRIDHYLEINFAGFKDLVDAIGGVTVDVPQDIHDKASGLDLTAGPHKLDGTESLSYVRTRHGIGDGSDLGRIGLQQQFLLALLSEVKSQNLLGSPTNAYRFADSATKSLTTDEGLASLRSLTEFARSMNGVDPGSMETIMLPVAYDKIDPNRVVAAQPQARTLWKALREDATIPETAKKSPATGG; via the coding sequence ATGAGCCAAGACGCCATACCCACCGGCCACCCGAGCTCCGACGAGACACCCCGCCGCGGGCGCAAGCGCGTGCGGACGCGTGGCCGGCGAATACTGTGGGCCGTCCTGCTGTCGGTCCTGGTGCTCGTCATCGCCGCGGGCGGAACAGCCTACTGGCTCTACAGCCGGATCGACGGGAACATCACGGGCGTCGACATCAACAAGGCGCTCGGCGACGACCGCCCCGAGAAACTGCCCACCAGCGGACAGAATCTGCTGGTCCTCGGCTCCGACTCGCGCGCCGGGGCGGAGAACAAGGCACTGGGTGGCGGGGGCAGTGTCAGCGGGGCTCGCTCCGACACCGCGATGGTGGTGCACATCCCCGAGGGCCGCAGCCGGGCCGTCGCCGTGTCCATACCCCGCGACACCCTGGTGACCCGGCCCGAGTGCACCAAGGCCGACGGCTCCACCATGGACTCCGCGAACCGCGTGATGTTCAACTCCGTTTACTCCCAGGTCGGTCCGGCCTGCGTGGTCAAGACCGTGGAGAAGATGTCCGGGGTCCGCATCGACCACTACCTGGAGATCAACTTCGCCGGGTTCAAGGACCTCGTCGACGCCATCGGCGGCGTCACCGTCGATGTCCCCCAGGATATCCACGACAAGGCCTCCGGGCTCGACCTCACCGCCGGGCCCCACAAGCTCGACGGCACCGAGTCGCTCTCCTACGTCCGCACCCGCCATGGCATCGGCGACGGCAGCGACCTCGGACGCATCGGACTCCAGCAGCAGTTCCTGCTCGCCCTGCTCAGTGAGGTCAAGTCGCAGAACCTGCTGGGCAGTCCGACCAACGCCTACCGGTTCGCCGACTCCGCCACCAAGTCCCTCACCACCGACGAGGGTCTCGCCTCTCTCAGGTCGCTGACCGAATTCGCCCGTTCGATGAACGGCGTGGACCCGGGCTCGATGGAGACCATCATGCTTCCGGTGGCGTACGACAAGATCGACCCCAACCGCGTGGTGGCGGCCCAGCCGCAGGCCAGGACGCTCTGGAAGGCGCTCCGTGAGGACGCCACCATCCCCGAGACCGCCAAGAAGTCTCCTGCCACCGGCGGCTGA